The Papaver somniferum cultivar HN1 chromosome 3, ASM357369v1, whole genome shotgun sequence genome includes a region encoding these proteins:
- the LOC113357536 gene encoding 14-3-3-like protein GF14 kappa: MAMETQTLNRGQYVYLAKIAEQAERYEEMVSFTEKLVVGSSSVEELTVEERNLLSVAYKNVIGSLRAAWRIVSSIEQKEESRKNEEHISLVKTYRSKVESELSQICAGILKLLDNHLIPSASASESKVFYLKMKGDYHRYLAEFKANDERKVAAEDTMLAYKAAQDVAVTDLAPTHPIRLGLALNFSVFYYEILNSSDKACTMAKQAFEEAIAELDTLGEESYKDSTLIMQLLRDNLTLWTSDAQDQLDEA; encoded by the exons ATGGCGATGGAAacacaaaccctaaacagaggTCAATACGTTTACTTAGCAAAGATAGCGGAACAAGCAGAACGATATGAAGAAATGGTTAGTTTTACGGAGAAACTAGTTGTTGGATCCTCATCAGTTGAAGAACTAACAGTTGAAGAAAGAAATCTACTCTCTGTTGCCTATAAAAATGTCATCGGATCATTACGTGCAGCTTGGCGTATTGTTTCATCgattgaacaaaaagaagaaagtaGAAAGAACGAGGAACATATTTCACTTGTTAAAACGTATAGGTCTAAAGTTGAATCTGAACTTTCTCAGATCTGTGCTGGTATTTTGAAGTTACTTGATAATCATTTGATTCCTTCTGCTTCCGCTAGTGAATCTAAGGTTTTTTATCTCAAGATGAAAGGTGACTATCATCGTTATTTGGCTGAATTTAAAGCTAACGATGAGCGTAAAGTTGCTGCTGAAGATACAATGCTTGCGTACAAGGCTGCTCAG gatGTTGCCGTTACTGATCTTGCTCCAACTCATCCTATTAGACTGGGATTGGCACTCAATTTTTCTGTGTTTTATTACGAAATTCTTAATTCATCAGACAAAGCTTGTACCATGGCGAAACAG GCATTCGAGGAAGCCATTGCTGAGCTCGATACCCTAGGCGAAGAGTCGTACAAGGACAGCACTCTGATCATGCAACTTCTGAGGGACAATCTCACTCTTTGGACATCTGATGCACAG GACCAGTTGGACGAGGCGTAG